Proteins from a single region of Kluyveromyces lactis strain NRRL Y-1140 chromosome A complete sequence:
- a CDS encoding uncharacterized protein (weakly similar to uniprot|P53075 Saccharomyces cerevisiae YGL228W SHE10 Putative glycosylphosphatidylinositol (GPI)-anchored protein of unknown function overexpression causes growth arrest), whose protein sequence is MRLVSKLLKALLVLLLAFGSVRYSCDNYTSGELQICKYTAPQHYRAIIGGRFPQVIKYSDSLVAKYETVVVPRVGSAVIHVKDTVEQKVVPSVIRTSRSSLSLVYTKVYPRVVKYAFIAESSLCRWYLQLCHQYTVYVKPVVINLYYKTMIKYPFLEHAIYSVQAQYKIMETHVFKYYNIISYNVQVWNDKYGYGRLSRNKIFIRMKSTVVEHLIIWYRYVNNRCRKMWRENLCPIINKSRERFAYHGGVRPESATTDPDDESIFYEDDDVDEYTETSTIVLTVTQTANSALDLKATPSASGLIVDECDMSMEEMLRNDFMSWKITIENKLSNTMKDFENDINEFAQEKLDHIQPTLADLLKRASNTSQTNFQIITKAIMDVNCTESVDPKTNKTIWFDQNNTQLPKYMTRELMREYFSAAHSQFDALSQEIRAHLRKLADEVNDHVEVLRQENVELFEEWADVMITEWSKNLAYVDVAVNEEKLADLEKEQRKNWKDFMKLKRQVIKTRDTLMEHPVKLDSLQSFVNTVQQSLKTLSHENGEYLYILRSKANLEFQAREALERQQREKEKAESASMKASTEFELSSSSFSSSSPSTASSCTASSTSTASLLAVEKTIALEDLQSYYQNVSSTDSL, encoded by the coding sequence ATGAGACTCGTTTCAAAGTTGCTCAAGGCGTTGCTGGTCTTGCTACTTGCCTTTGGGTCCGTTAGATACTCATGCGACAACTATACATCTGGAGAATTACAAATATGCAAATATACTGCTCCGCAGCATTACCGTGCCATAATAGGTGGTAGATTCCCACAAGTGATAAAGTACTCCGACTCGCTTGTGGCAAAGTACGAAACAGTGGTAGTTCCTCGTGTGGGATCAGCAGTTATCCATGTGAAGGATACTGTTGAGCAAAAAGTTGTCCCAAGTGTAATTAGAACTTCACGGTCTTCTCTGAGTTTGGTTTACACTAAGGTTTACCCACGGGTGGTTAAGTATGCCTTTATTGCTGAAAGCTCCCTTTGTCGTTGGTACCTACAATTGTGCCACCAGTATACTGTCTATGTGAAACCCGTTGTCATCAATTTGTATTACAAGACTATGATCAAGTACCCCTTCCTTGAACATGCAATTTATTCCGTACAGGCTCAATATAAAATCATGGAAACTCATGTCTTCAAGTATTACAATATTATCTCTTATAACGTCCAAGTTTGGAACGATAAGTATGGTTACGGAAGACTATCCAGAAACAAGATATTTATCAGAATGAAGTCTACTGTTGTAGAACATTTGATTATATGGTACCGATACGTGAACAATAGGTGTCGCAAAATGTGGCGTGAAAATTTGTGCCCCATAATCAATAAGTCGAGGGAAAGATTTGCTTATCACGGGGGTGTAAGACCTGAATCAGCTACTACTGACCCCGATGATGAATCTATTTTctatgaagatgatgatgtgGATGAATACACGGAGACTTCCACTATTGTACTAACAGTAACGCAAACAGCCAATTCTGCCCTTGACTTGAAGGCAACGCCTAGTGCATCTGGTCTTATTGTTGACGAATGTGATATGTCTATGGAAGAAATGTTAAGAAACGACTTTATGTCCTGGAAAATAACGATTGAAAACAAACTGTCAAACACTATGAAAGATTTCgaaaatgatatcaatgaGTTCGCTCAGGAGAAACTAGATCACATTCAACCTACTTTGGCAgatctattgaaaagagCCAGTAACACTTCACAAACCAACTTCCAAATAATCACTAAGGCCATCATGGATGTAAATTGCACTGAAAGTGTGGATCCAAAAACCAACAAAACCATATGGTTCGACCAAAACAATACCCAGCTACCTAAGTACATGACCAGAGAATTAATGCGTGAATATTTCTCGGCAGCACATTCACAATTCGATGCACTATCACAAGAGATACGCGCTCATCTACGAAAATTGGCAGACGAAGTGAACGATCACGTCGAAGTTCTCCGCCAAGAGAACGTCGAGctgtttgaagaatgggCAGATGTGATGATTACAGAATGGTCTAAGAATCTAGCCTACGTGGACGTGGCTGTTAACGAAGAGAAGCTGGCAGACTTAGAAAAGGAACAGCGtaagaattggaaagacttcatgaagttgaaaagacaaGTGATTAAGACAAGAGATACATTGATGGAGCATCCAGTGAAGCTTGACTCTCTACAGTCCTTTGTGAACACAGTACAGCAGTCGTTGAAGACGCTCTCTCATGAAAACGGAGAATATTTGTACATTTTGAGAAGTAAAGCTAATCTAGAGTTCCAAGCACGTGAGGCTTTAGAGCGACAGCAAAGAGAGAAGGAGAAGGCAGAGTCCGCTTCGATGAAAGCATCAACTGAATTCGAACtctcttcctcttccttttcctcttcctctCCCTCCACTGCATCTTCATGCACTGCATCAAGTACCTCTACTGCTTCCTTACTCGCTGTGGAAAAAACTATCGCACTAGAAGACCTGCAATCCTATTATCAAAATGTATCAAGTACAGATTCTCTGTAA
- the SAH1 gene encoding adenosylhomocysteinase (highly similar to uniprot|P39954 Saccharomyces cerevisiae YER043C SAH1 S-adenosyl-L-homocysteine hydrolase catabolizes S-adenosyl-L-homocysteine which is formed after donation of the activated methyl group of S-adenosyl-L-methionine (AdoMet) to an acceptor), producing MSAPAHNYKVADISLAAFGRKEIELAEHEMPGLIAIREAYGAEQPLKGARIAGCLHMTIQTAVLIETLVALGAEVTWSSCNIYSTQDHAAAAIAASGVPVFAWKGETEEEYLWCIEQQLFAFKDDKKLNLILDDGGDLTSLVHDKYPDMLMDCFGLSEETTTGVHHLYRMVKENKLKVPAINVNDSVTKSKFDNLYGCRESLIDGIKRATDVMLAGKVAVVAGYGDVGKGCAAALRGFGARVIVTEIDPINALQAAMEGYQVIPMEEAVSSGQVFVTTTGCRDIITKEHFLQMPEDAIVCNIGHFDIEIDVAWLKANATEVINIKPQVDRYLLPSGKHVILLADGRLVNLGCATGHSSFVMSCSFSNQVLAQIALFKAQDKAFREKYIEFQKTGPFDIGVHVLPKILDEAVAKFHLDNLGVKLTKLSDVQSEYLGIPEEGPYKADHYRY from the coding sequence ATGTCTGCTCCAGCTCATAATTATAAGGTCGCTGATATTTCTCTTGCTGCCTTTGGTAGAAAGGAAATCGAATTGGCTGAACACGAAATGCCAGGTTTGATTGCCATCAGAGAAGCCTACGGTGCTGAGCAACCATTGAAGGGTGCTAGAATTGCCGGTTGTTTGCACATGACCATTCAAACTGCTGTTTTGATTGAAACTTTGGTTGCCTTGGGTGCTGAAGTTACCTGGAGTTCTTGTAACATTTACTCTACTCAAGACCACGCTGCTGCTGCCATTGCCGCATCTGGTGTTCCAGTCTTTGCTTGGAAGGGTGAAACCGAAGAAGAGTACTTGTGGTGTATCGAACAACAATTGTTCGCTTTCAAGGACGAcaagaagttgaatttgATCTTGGATGATGGTGGTGATTTGACCAGTTTGGTTCACGACAAATACCCAGACATGTTGATGGACTGTTTCGGTTTATCTGAAGAAACCACCACTGGTGTCCACCATTTGTACAGAATGGTTAAGGAAAACAAGTTGAAGGTCCCAGCTATCAACGTTAACGATTCCGTTACCAAGTCTAAGTTCGACAATCTGTACGGTTGTAGAGAATCCTTGATCGATGGTATTAAGAGAGCCACCGATGTCATGTTGGCCGGTAAGGTTGCTGTCGTTGCTGGTTACGGTGACGTCGGTAAAGGTTGTGCTGCTGCCTTGAGAGGTTTCGGTGCTCGTGTCATTGTCACTGAAATCGATCCAATTAACGCTTTACAAGCTGCTATGGAAGGTTACCAAGTCATCCCTATGGAAGAAGCTGTTTCCTCCGGTCAAGTCTTCGTCACCACCACCGGTTGTAGAGACATTATCACCAAGGAACATTTCTTGCAAATGCCAGAAGATGCCATTGTTTGTAACATTGGTCACTTCGACATTGAAATCGATGTTGCTTGGTTGAAGGCCAACGCCACTGAAGTTATCAACATCAAGCCTCAAGTCGACCGTTACTTGCTACCTTCTGGTAAGCACGTCATCTTGTTGGCTGATGGTAGATTGGTTAACTTGGGTTGTGCTACTGGTCACTCTTCCTTCGTTATGTCCTGTTCTTTCTCTAACCAAGTTTTGGCTCAAATTGCTTTGTTCAAGGCTCAAGACAAAGCATTCAGAGAAAAGTACATCGAATTCCAAAAGACTGGTCCATTTGATATCGGTGTTCACGTTCTaccaaagatcttggaCGAAGCTGTTGCCAAGTTCCACTTGGACAACCTAGGTGTTAAGTTAACCAAGTTGTCTGACGTTCAATCTGAATACTTGGGTATTCCAGAAGAGGGTCCATACAAGGCTGATCACTACAGATACTAA